From Vairimorpha necatrix chromosome 9, complete sequence, one genomic window encodes:
- a CDS encoding cleavage and polyadenylation factor subunit (PCF11), with product MDIFTDLMKKLQKNDKITLNVLVMISESQSDYESIGKSILLYYKTCTNPESIRWFLTVLCEKDENYLEYFSRYSKLFDSKNDNLTNLFSKYKNTKKIKLSPPPKENVKTDDLMYNILFEKVQCKLCGLRYKENDPSYDVHIEDHMRKTRALDEKSTLSREYFSTFDGWIKNMEKITLNLKIDKIEKVIYSGGTCLCKICGHKIETVWDEEEDEFVLSTGVKLDEEEYCHKSCVI from the coding sequence ATGGATATTTTTACAGATCTAATGAagaaattacaaaaaaatgataaaataacTCTCAACGTCTTAGTTATGATCTCCGAAAGTCAATCTGACTACGAGTCTATTGGtaaatctattttattatactaCAAAACTTGTACCAATCCTGAAAGCATAAGATGGTTCTTAACTGTCTTATGTGAGAAagatgaaaattatttagaatatttttcaagataTTCAAAACTCTTTGActcaaaaaatgataatttGACCAAcctattttcaaaatataaaaacacaaaaaaaataaaactctCTCCGCCGCCCAAAGAGAATGTAAAAACAGATGATTTAATGTAcaacattttatttgagAAAGTTCAGTGTAAATTATGCGGCTTACGgtataaagaaaatgatCCTTCGTATGATGTCCATATAGAAGACCATATGAGAAAAACGAGAGCACTAGATGAAAAGAGTACGCTTAGTAGGGAATATTTCTCAACATTTGACGGGtggataaaaaatatggagaaaataacattaaatcttaaaattgataaaattgaGAAAGTGATTTATAGTGGGGGAACATgtttatgtaaaatatgTGGACATAAAATAGAGACAGTTTGGGATGAAGAAGAAGATGAATTTGTGCTTAGTACAGGAGTTAAATTAGATGAGGAAGAATATTGCCATAAGTCATGtgtcatataa
- a CDS encoding DNA repair RAD51-like protein 2 yields the protein MLETDSSHMQKSADEEQGNLDILVNSGISLQDINKLRASGICTLKGILMTPRKSLVKIKGLSDIKIEKMKDVVNKLLNVDFMTASAYAVKRAQLYRISTGSSDFDALLGGGIQTMSITEVFGEFRTGKTQLATTMCITVQLSEELGGANGKAAFIDTEGTFRPERLREIAVRFNLDPDEALDNVIYARAYNSEHQNELVQNLTVKFAEDPKYKILVVDSIISLFRVDFSGRGELGERQQKLNQFLSKLINISEEFNIAVFITNQMMADPSGAMTFVADPKKPIGGHVLAHASTTRISLRKGRGETRVAKIYDSPDYAESEATYAITEGGISNATDS from the coding sequence ATGTTAGAAACCGACTCTTCCCACATGCAGAAATCTGCAGACGAAGAACAAGGGAATTTAGATATTCTTGTCAATTCAGGAATATCTCTCCAAGacataaacaaattaagGGCATCAGGTATTTGCACATTAAAAGGGATTCTCATGACACCAAGGAAATctttagtaaaaattaaaggCCTTAGTGATATCAAAATTGAGAAGATGAAAGATGTGGTGAATAAACTTCTCAATGTTGATTTTATGACTGCGTCAGCTTACGCAGTAAAAAGAGCTCAATTGTACAGAATAAGTACAGGTAGTTCAGATTTCGATGCTTTATTAGGAGGAGGTATACAAACAATGAGTATTACTGAAGTATTTGGTGAGTTCCGTACCGGTAAGACGCAGTTGGCTACTACAATGTGTATTACAGTACAACTTTCTGAAGAATTAGGGGGTGCCAATGGTAAGGCTGCTTTTATAGACACTGAGGGCACATTTAGACCAGAAAGGTTAAGAGAAATAGCAGTTAGGTTTAATTTGGACCCAGATGAAGCCTTAGATAATGTTATTTATGCTAGGGCATACAATAGTGAGCACCAGAATGAGTTAGTCCAAAATCTTACAGTTAAATTTGCAGAAGATCCCaagtataaaatattagtagtagattcaataatttcattatttagAGTAGATTTTAGTGGAAGAGGTGAATTAGGAGAAAGACAACAAAAACTCAATCAATTCTTGTCtaaattgataaatatttctgaGGAGTTTAACATAGCAGTGTTTATAACGAATCAGATGATGGCCGATCCATCAGGGGCGATGACCTTTGTGGCTGACCCTAAGAAGCCCATAGGTGGGCATGTCTTGGCCCATGCGTCTACAACAAGGATTTCTTTAAGGAAAGGTCGAGGGGAGACAAGGGTGGCAAAGATTTATGATTCTCCAGATTATGCAGAATCAGAGGCGACATATGCGATCACAGAAGGAGGAATAAGCAATGCGACAGattcataa
- a CDS encoding MULE domain-containing protein — protein MQGISYMNVKNFVTDFERGLVNALRISFPGANCNGCLFHLGQAAYKRVGAMGDIEKFKNDSNYNLVFKKILRLAFVPIRDVLVFYEDIKKFIKDNSITTTANFQLYFENNYLVSHVTREDNGGRAVANINFWNVLDRVKNEIPRTSNNAESWNRTINKRMETRNPNIALFISRILDCEEMDIYNLKRYKKGLFEAKKNPKSGGKN, from the coding sequence ATGCAAGGAATTAGTTACATGAATGTTAAGAACTTTGTGACTGATTTTGAGAGAGGATTGGTCAATGCATTACGAATATCTTTCCCTGGAGCAAACTGTAATGGATGCTTGTTTCATCTTGGGCAGGCAGCCTATAAAAGAGTCGGGGCAATGGGGGACATAGAAAAGTTTAAAAACGATTCTAACTATAATCTAGTATTCAAAAAGATTCTTAGATTAGCTTTTGTGCCAATACGAGATGTTCTGGTTTTTTATGAAgatattaagaaatttataaaagataattCAATTACAACCACAGCTAACTTTCAGTTATActttgaaaataattatttagttTCCCATGTAACTAGAGAAGATAACGGCGGGAGAGCTGTCgccaatataaatttttggaaTGTACTTGATagggtaaaaaatgaaattccTCGGACTTCTAACAATGCAGAAAGCTGGAATAGAACCATAAACAAGAGGATGGAGACAAGAAATCCAAATATCGctctttttatttcaagAATACTCGATTGTGAAGAAATGGATATATATAATCTAAAAcgttataaaaaaggatTATTTGAAGCTAAAAAAAACCCAAAAAGCGGaggaaaaaattag
- a CDS encoding putative ubiquitin-conjugating enzyme E2, translating into MSSNKLSAAALKRLVNEEKLLKKETDHIFMAFPRTINGKTIYKTWDVYFRLYDENSLYKGKIIEAEITFPEDYPHHPPKFVFKTKMFHPNIYEDGKVCISILEEDSPGPLGCGAPEDRWSPVQNIRVVCLSMVILLDNPNPDSPANVDAAKMFREVPNDNYKKQVKELIETEDKKSRKKQNVFKIISKL; encoded by the coding sequence ATGAGTTCAAATAAACTATCAGCTGCAGCTTTAAAAAGACTCGTCAACGAAGAGAAACTTCTCAAAAAAGAGACTGATCATATTTTCATGGCATTCCCTAGGACCATAAATGGAAAAACAATTTACAAGACATGGGATGTCTATTTCCGTCTCTATGATGAAAATTCGCTCTACAAAGGCAAAATAATAGAAGCAGAGATCACTTTTCCTGAAGATTACCCCCATCACCCACCTAAGTTTGTTTTTAAGACTAAAATGTTCCACCCGAATATTTACGAGGATGGTAAAGTCTGTATTAGTATTTTAGAGGAGGACTCGCCCGGCCCACTGGGCTGCGGGGCGCCTGAAGACAGGTGGTCTCCTGTTCAGAATATTAGAGTCGTGTGTTTGTCTATGGTCATTTTACTTGATAATCCCAATCCCGATTCTCCTGCCAATGTTGATGCCGCAAAGATGTTTAGAGAAGTGCCTAATGACAATTATAAGAAACAAGTTAAAGAATTAATAGAGACAGAGGATAAAAAGAGTAGAAAGAAACAGAATGTATTCAAGATAATAAgtaaattgtaa